In Xenorhabdus griffiniae, the genomic window TACTCTGCCGGCTGTCAGTGGTAACGATCTGGAGATGATACTGGCTGGATTTCGCGCCGAGGTGAAAAAGGGCAGATTGCCGCAGGTAAGCTGGATCGTCGCACCGGCAGTCTATTGTGAGCATCCAGGGCCTTCCTGCCCTGTGCAGGGGGGCTGGTTTATTCAGGAGATCCTCAATGCGCTGACAGATGACCCGCAGGTGTGGAGCAAAACGGTATTGCTGGTGAATTTCGATGAGAATGATGGTTTTTTTGACCACATGCCTTCACCCTCCGCACCGTCGCTACGGAAAGACGGTAGTTTCGCCGGTAAGTCCACACTACCCTTCGACACTGAAATCTTCCAACACGCAGCCCCAGAGGGATCGAGTCAGCAGCCGTCACCAGACGGGCGCATTTATGGTCCTGGGCCGAGAGTACCGATGCTGATCTTGTCACCCTGGAGTCGTGGCGGTTGGGTTAACTCGCAGGTATTCGACCACACCTCAGTCCTACAGTTTTTAGAGAAACGTTTCCGGGTACGCGAGCCGAATATCAGCGCCTGGCGGCGTGCAGTGTGCGGTGATCTCACTTCAGCGTTCAACTTTGCCAATCCCAACAATGAAGTACCCCGTTTGCCTGCCATCACGCGACGGAAAGCAGATAACCTGCGCATGAGTCAGGAGGCGTTACCACCGGTGCCGTTACCGGAGGTTGGAAAGCAGCAGTTGCCGTATCAACAGCGACAGAGTCGCCCGTCCCGTGCGTTACCTTATCGGCTTAATGTTGAAGCTTCGGCTTACCCTGACAAGGGGTTACTGACCCTGAGCTTTCACAACACGGGCGAACAGGGTGTGGTATTCCATGTTTACGATAAGCTACATCTGGGTGATATCCCGCGGCGTTATACCGTTGAAGCCGGTAAATCGCTCAGTGATGACTGGCAGGCGGCAGATAACTATGATCTCTGGTTGCTAGGACCCAACGGTTTTCACCGTGCACTGAGTGGTTCACTGACACAGCAGCAGCCAGAAGTGAGTCAAATCATGAATGATACTTGCCTGCAACTGGAACTGAACAATCCGGGTGACAAAACGGTGGAGATCATCATAAAGCGCTGCCCTTATACATTGCAGGGACCGTGGCACATTAAAATGCCAGCAGGAAGCTGTCACAGCCAGATTTTTGACACTCACATCAGTGGTGGCTGGTACGATATTTCGCTGGTGGGGCCGAAAGGATGGCATCGTCGTCTGGCTGGCAGACTGGAAAACGGTGAGCACAGTATCAGCGATCCGTTGATGGGAAAGGCATAAGATAATCGAGCCTGATATGCAAAAAACGGAAAATGGATCCTATCTATCGTCTTAAGGGGCGGTTTAACCCGCCCCGATTTAATTAATCGAAACCCTTAATTTACT contains:
- a CDS encoding phosphocholine-specific phospholipase C, with translation MPDFSRRKILQAAAIGAASSLLPASIRKALAIPANNRTGTIDDVEHVVILMQENRSFDHYFGTLPGVRGFSDRITIPLSGGRNIWQQQGVKRLVLPYHLDSRHGNAQRVTGTPHSWNDAHSAWNNGCMSDWPTYKTTNSMGYYCQAELPYQFALANAFTLCDAYHCSIHAGTDPNRLFLWTGTNGPSAANVAAVVNEWDSPGLPEEGYTWKTYPERLEENGISWKIYQYLPDNYGDNPLAGFRQYRAASVAAGNPAQPPEGFHDFVPYSDELNEKIPLYKGNGNTLPAVSGNDLEMILAGFRAEVKKGRLPQVSWIVAPAVYCEHPGPSCPVQGGWFIQEILNALTDDPQVWSKTVLLVNFDENDGFFDHMPSPSAPSLRKDGSFAGKSTLPFDTEIFQHAAPEGSSQQPSPDGRIYGPGPRVPMLILSPWSRGGWVNSQVFDHTSVLQFLEKRFRVREPNISAWRRAVCGDLTSAFNFANPNNEVPRLPAITRRKADNLRMSQEALPPVPLPEVGKQQLPYQQRQSRPSRALPYRLNVEASAYPDKGLLTLSFHNTGEQGVVFHVYDKLHLGDIPRRYTVEAGKSLSDDWQAADNYDLWLLGPNGFHRALSGSLTQQQPEVSQIMNDTCLQLELNNPGDKTVEIIIKRCPYTLQGPWHIKMPAGSCHSQIFDTHISGGWYDISLVGPKGWHRRLAGRLENGEHSISDPLMGKA